Proteins encoded within one genomic window of Polynucleobacter duraquae:
- a CDS encoding CopD family protein, whose product MGNAYLWTKTFHIVLIASWFAGLFYLPRIFVNLADEKNPEVYARILGMANRLFRFMTILAVPAVLLGLALWLHFRIGAGEVWMHAKMFFVLLVIGYHHACWGLLKKFRNGVNTHSGVWYRWFNEAPVLLLLIVTALVVIKP is encoded by the coding sequence ATGGGCAATGCATATTTATGGACCAAGACTTTTCATATTGTCTTGATTGCATCTTGGTTCGCAGGCTTGTTTTATCTTCCGCGTATCTTTGTGAACTTGGCTGATGAAAAAAATCCTGAGGTCTATGCACGTATTCTAGGAATGGCGAATCGCTTATTTCGATTTATGACTATATTGGCAGTACCTGCCGTATTGCTAGGCCTTGCTTTGTGGTTGCACTTCAGAATAGGTGCTGGTGAGGTATGGATGCATGCCAAGATGTTCTTTGTACTTCTGGTAATCGGTTATCACCATGCTTGTTGGGGTTTGCTCAAAAAGTTCCGTAATGGTGTCAATACCCATTCAGGGGTTTGGTATCGTTGGTTTAACGAAGCGCCAGTCCTTCTTCTTCTGATCGTGACCGCTTTAGTGGTCATTAAGCCTTAA
- the hemL gene encoding glutamate-1-semialdehyde 2,1-aminomutase: MGKNDILFERAQKTIPGGVNSPVRAFRQVGGTPRFVAKAKGPYFWDAEGTRYIDLIMSWGPMIAGHANPEVVEAVKQAAETSFSYGAPTEGEIELAERICQLVPSIEQVRMVSSGTEATMSALRLARGHTGRDLIIKFEGCYHGHADSLLVKAGSGLLTFADSTQNAPSSGGVPQDLVKHTLVLPYNDVQALKEVFVKQGDQVAAVIIEPFAGNMNLIKPSKEFLSTLRQLTSEHGSVLIYDEVMTGFRVALGGAQSLQVITPDLTCLGKVMGGGMPMAAFGGKKEIMSKLAPLGNVYQAGTLSGNPVAVAAGLKTLEIISREGFFDCLTGQTEKLMSGFKLAADEAGVPFAVDSVGGMFGFYFANEVPTSFEAVTKTDIEAFKKFFHLMLDQGVYLAPSAYEAGFTSITHDNGVLEEIITAAKTAFKKL, encoded by the coding sequence TTGGGAAAAAATGACATCTTATTTGAGCGCGCACAAAAAACAATTCCTGGGGGTGTGAATTCTCCAGTACGCGCTTTTCGTCAAGTAGGCGGTACACCGCGTTTTGTTGCTAAAGCAAAAGGCCCTTACTTCTGGGATGCTGAAGGTACGCGCTATATTGATTTAATTATGTCCTGGGGTCCTATGATTGCAGGCCATGCTAATCCAGAAGTGGTGGAAGCAGTTAAGCAGGCTGCAGAAACTAGCTTTAGTTACGGCGCCCCTACCGAAGGCGAAATTGAATTAGCAGAACGCATCTGTCAGTTGGTTCCTAGCATTGAGCAGGTGCGGATGGTATCGAGTGGAACCGAAGCCACTATGAGTGCTCTGCGTCTCGCACGTGGCCATACAGGACGTGATCTCATTATTAAATTTGAAGGTTGTTATCACGGCCATGCCGATAGTCTTTTAGTGAAGGCAGGTTCTGGCCTCTTGACCTTTGCAGATTCAACTCAAAATGCACCCTCTTCTGGTGGCGTTCCACAAGATTTAGTTAAACACACCTTAGTACTGCCATATAACGATGTGCAAGCCTTGAAGGAAGTGTTTGTAAAGCAGGGTGATCAGGTTGCCGCGGTGATTATTGAACCGTTTGCTGGCAATATGAATCTCATTAAGCCCTCAAAGGAATTTCTCTCGACACTACGCCAGCTGACTAGCGAGCATGGCAGTGTATTAATTTACGACGAAGTCATGACCGGCTTTAGGGTTGCTTTAGGTGGCGCGCAATCTCTGCAAGTTATTACCCCTGACCTGACTTGTCTTGGTAAGGTCATGGGCGGCGGTATGCCGATGGCTGCTTTTGGCGGTAAAAAAGAAATTATGTCTAAGTTAGCGCCGCTGGGCAATGTTTACCAGGCAGGCACATTGTCCGGTAATCCAGTAGCTGTAGCGGCTGGATTAAAGACGCTGGAGATTATTTCTCGAGAAGGTTTCTTCGATTGTCTGACGGGGCAAACTGAAAAGCTCATGTCTGGGTTCAAGCTTGCGGCAGATGAAGCAGGCGTACCTTTTGCGGTAGATAGTGTTGGTGGAATGTTTGGTTTTTACTTTGCCAATGAGGTCCCAACCTCTTTTGAGGCAGTCACTAAAACTGATATTGAGGCGTTTAAGAAATTTTTCCACTTGATGTTAGATCAAGGGGTGTATTTAGCACCCTCTGCTTATGAAGCTGGATTTACTTCTATTACTCATGACAATGGAGTTTTGGAAGAAATTATCACTGCCGCGAAAACTGCATTTAAAAAACTATAA
- a CDS encoding THUMP domain-containing class I SAM-dependent RNA methyltransferase yields MRFFVVCPGGLEVPLAQELASIAQRPDCKALGAWVIDPTPTSPTGGVGLAAPISAAMALNLHSRIASRVLLQMAESPYRQEEDLYKLASGLAWEEWFSSKQTLRVDVTAHRSPLKSLNFATLKIKDAIVDRLRDATGDRPSIDTAFPDVRVQAHLTATHATIYLDTSGEALFKRGWRDEKGDAPLKENLAAGILSITGWKPSQTLFDPMCGSGTFLIEAAQMALAIPPGAIRAGMYGDDAKPSRLAYRPLVTSAHGFGFQRLKPFNEAAEQKRWATLKDAVHSEMLERRKQFPDSESLGISGGDINERLVAMFKGNWQRAQLPGLPVTRQVDALATRPPTNAQDGVMLLNPPYGERLVIKGGRGQDRAASGDMGRDSYEQAEEPEDRYAFNLETGRQSAKRSSRESLKKLQAQEEQDPKFVEFLRQFGQHLKDTFGGWNVFVLTADMALPGQLRIKESKRTPLFNGPLECRLFKFEMHQKRDAASDLK; encoded by the coding sequence ATGAGATTTTTTGTTGTTTGTCCAGGCGGACTGGAAGTGCCTCTTGCACAAGAGCTAGCAAGTATTGCGCAGCGCCCTGACTGTAAAGCCTTGGGTGCCTGGGTGATTGATCCTACGCCTACGAGTCCTACGGGTGGAGTAGGTTTGGCGGCGCCAATATCTGCCGCCATGGCATTGAACTTACATTCACGGATTGCGAGTCGAGTATTGCTACAGATGGCGGAATCGCCATACCGTCAGGAAGAAGATTTGTATAAGTTGGCTAGTGGTTTAGCTTGGGAAGAATGGTTTTCTTCTAAACAAACTTTACGCGTTGATGTGACGGCCCATCGTTCACCCTTGAAGAGCTTAAATTTTGCAACTTTGAAGATTAAGGATGCGATTGTTGATCGCCTCCGTGATGCCACTGGCGATCGTCCCAGTATTGATACTGCATTTCCGGATGTGCGGGTACAGGCTCATCTCACGGCAACTCATGCCACGATCTATTTGGACACTTCAGGTGAGGCCTTATTCAAACGTGGCTGGAGAGATGAAAAGGGCGATGCTCCCTTAAAAGAAAATCTTGCAGCAGGCATCTTGTCAATTACCGGCTGGAAGCCTTCGCAAACTTTATTTGATCCAATGTGCGGTAGTGGCACCTTTTTGATTGAGGCTGCACAAATGGCTTTAGCTATTCCGCCGGGTGCTATTCGGGCGGGGATGTATGGTGATGACGCGAAGCCGAGTCGATTAGCCTATCGCCCATTAGTAACTTCCGCTCATGGGTTTGGGTTTCAGCGACTCAAGCCATTTAATGAGGCTGCCGAGCAAAAGCGTTGGGCGACTTTGAAAGACGCTGTACATTCTGAGATGTTGGAGAGGCGTAAACAGTTCCCAGATTCAGAGTCTTTGGGTATTAGCGGTGGTGATATTAACGAGCGCTTGGTAGCGATGTTTAAAGGTAACTGGCAGCGGGCTCAGTTGCCGGGATTGCCAGTAACACGTCAAGTTGATGCCTTAGCAACTAGGCCACCAACAAATGCTCAAGATGGTGTGATGCTATTGAACCCGCCTTATGGTGAGCGCTTAGTGATCAAGGGTGGACGAGGCCAGGATCGTGCTGCGAGTGGCGATATGGGGCGAGACTCTTACGAACAAGCTGAGGAGCCAGAAGATCGCTATGCATTTAATCTAGAAACAGGACGTCAAAGTGCTAAACGCTCTAGCCGCGAGTCTCTCAAAAAGCTACAAGCTCAAGAAGAACAGGACCCTAAGTTTGTGGAATTCTTGAGGCAGTTTGGCCAGCATCTCAAGGATACTTTTGGTGGCTGGAATGTCTTTGTATTGACTGCGGATATGGCCTTACCTGGGCAGTTACGTATTAAGGAATCTAAACGCACCCCTTTATTTAATGGCCCCCTGGAATGCAGATTATTTAAGTTCGAGATGCATCAAAAGCGTGATGCTGCATCCGATTTAAAATAG
- a CDS encoding rubredoxin codes for MEFKTYMCLICGWVYDEAAGLPEEGIAPGTLWKDVPMNWTCPECGARKEDFEMMAI; via the coding sequence ATGGAATTCAAAACATATATGTGCTTAATTTGTGGCTGGGTTTATGACGAGGCTGCAGGTTTACCTGAAGAGGGTATTGCGCCAGGCACCCTTTGGAAAGATGTACCCATGAACTGGACCTGTCCTGAGTGTGGTGCACGTAAAGAAGACTTTGAAATGATGGCGATCTAA
- a CDS encoding symmetrical bis(5'-nucleosyl)-tetraphosphatase, which yields MSKIYAVGDIQGCAPSLKALVKKLPAQSKMIFLGDLVNRGPDSLGTLRYLKKLQEDKRIECILGNHDLHLLAVDAGIRKTKGLDTVQPILNAPDRAELMNWLRHRPMALSNGKVLTVHAGVLPQWDLQQTIECAQEVEKALRKKSYKDFLMNMYGNTPNKWSNSLKGYERLRVITNALTRIRFCTPTGTMEFESKEGFEDGPKGYVPWFKTPKRKTQDALIYFGHWSTLGLLQHRNVIGLDTGCVWGGKLTAMEVPESGKPSKDLKFIQVDGYDHPLRM from the coding sequence ATGAGCAAGATCTATGCTGTAGGTGATATTCAGGGCTGCGCGCCCTCTTTGAAGGCGCTCGTCAAAAAGCTCCCCGCACAGTCCAAGATGATTTTTTTAGGTGACCTGGTAAATCGGGGCCCTGACTCATTAGGCACCCTACGCTACCTCAAGAAATTACAAGAAGATAAACGCATCGAGTGTATTCTCGGAAATCACGATCTCCATTTGCTTGCGGTAGATGCTGGCATCCGAAAAACTAAAGGGCTTGATACCGTACAACCGATTCTAAATGCGCCCGATAGAGCAGAATTAATGAATTGGCTACGCCATAGGCCAATGGCTCTGAGTAACGGAAAAGTACTCACTGTTCATGCAGGAGTTCTACCACAATGGGACTTGCAGCAAACAATCGAGTGTGCACAGGAAGTAGAAAAAGCGCTACGTAAAAAATCCTACAAAGATTTCTTAATGAATATGTATGGCAACACCCCAAATAAGTGGAGCAACTCTCTTAAAGGTTATGAGCGTTTACGCGTCATCACCAATGCACTGACCCGCATTCGTTTTTGTACTCCTACCGGCACAATGGAATTCGAGAGTAAAGAAGGTTTTGAAGATGGTCCCAAAGGCTATGTCCCTTGGTTTAAAACTCCTAAACGAAAAACGCAAGATGCCCTGATTTACTTCGGTCACTGGTCAACCCTAGGACTTCTCCAGCATAGGAATGTCATTGGTCTCGATACAGGCTGCGTTTGGGGTGGAAAGCTCACCGCAATGGAAGTTCCAGAATCAGGTAAGCCAAGCAAGGATCTAAAGTTTATCCAAGTAGATGGCTATGACCATCCACTCAGAATGTAA
- a CDS encoding cryptochrome/photolyase family protein yields MKKALVWLRRDLRLYDNAALHHALKNNDQVWLAFIFDTDILDPLKSEDLDTSGLKHDRRVDFIWQGLKQIDEQLRKQGGVLIVQYDKPTTCIPRIAETLGVNTVYTNHDYEPSAIARDASISGSLEKLGIGLETFKDQVIFEKKEILTNSNTVFSIFTPYKNNWLKTLQEKDIAAYDCDPKKGQLAAIPKSLEAPFPSLESMGFSPTGIEAYLPAGSEGGQSLLEDFLHRIDQYQIGRDFPAIKGVSYISTHLRFGMLSIRGLVREAHRRMLAGSMGATIWLSELIWRDFYFMILANHPRLAEGAAFKPGYDNIEWESGATAKRLFKAWCDGKTGYPLVDAAMCQLNQSGYMHNRLRMVVASFLTKDLGIDWRWGEMYFAKHLNDFELSSNNGGWQWASSSGCDAQPYFRIFNPITQSQKFDPEGKFIRRYLPQLDKLSKKSIHAPWESGHIELEAAGVLLGRDYPLPVVNHDEARKKTLVRYSIVKKVSPESTTD; encoded by the coding sequence ATCACGCCCTAAAAAATAATGACCAAGTTTGGCTAGCGTTTATCTTCGATACCGATATTTTAGATCCACTGAAGTCCGAAGATCTAGATACAAGTGGCCTCAAACATGATCGTCGCGTAGATTTTATTTGGCAAGGTCTTAAGCAAATTGACGAGCAATTGCGCAAACAAGGTGGCGTACTGATTGTTCAGTACGACAAGCCCACTACGTGTATTCCGAGAATTGCTGAGACTTTGGGTGTCAATACCGTTTACACCAATCATGACTATGAGCCATCGGCAATTGCACGTGATGCCTCTATTTCCGGATCACTAGAAAAACTTGGTATTGGATTAGAGACTTTCAAAGATCAAGTGATTTTTGAGAAGAAAGAAATTCTGACTAACTCGAATACGGTGTTCTCCATCTTTACGCCCTACAAGAACAACTGGCTTAAAACGCTACAAGAAAAAGATATTGCCGCTTATGACTGCGATCCTAAAAAAGGACAGTTAGCTGCCATCCCCAAATCATTAGAGGCTCCCTTCCCATCTCTAGAATCTATGGGCTTTAGCCCGACAGGTATTGAGGCTTATTTGCCTGCGGGATCTGAGGGTGGCCAGAGCTTATTGGAAGACTTCCTTCACCGCATCGATCAATACCAAATCGGTCGAGACTTCCCAGCAATCAAAGGTGTGAGCTACATATCCACCCACCTTCGCTTTGGTATGCTCTCAATTAGAGGCTTGGTGCGCGAAGCACACCGCCGAATGCTTGCTGGCAGTATGGGTGCAACGATTTGGTTAAGTGAACTGATCTGGCGTGATTTTTATTTCATGATTCTGGCCAATCACCCACGCCTTGCTGAGGGTGCCGCTTTCAAACCTGGCTATGACAATATCGAATGGGAAAGCGGTGCCACTGCTAAGAGGTTATTTAAAGCTTGGTGTGATGGCAAGACAGGCTACCCATTAGTAGATGCTGCCATGTGCCAACTCAACCAAAGTGGATATATGCACAATCGCCTGCGCATGGTGGTTGCAAGCTTTCTTACTAAAGATTTAGGCATTGATTGGCGCTGGGGTGAAATGTATTTCGCAAAACACCTCAATGACTTTGAATTGTCTTCCAACAATGGTGGATGGCAGTGGGCCTCTTCATCGGGATGTGATGCGCAGCCCTACTTCCGCATCTTCAATCCGATTACTCAGTCCCAAAAGTTCGATCCCGAAGGAAAGTTCATTCGTCGCTACTTACCTCAACTAGACAAACTCTCTAAGAAGTCAATTCATGCACCTTGGGAATCCGGCCATATTGAACTAGAGGCTGCCGGCGTTCTTCTGGGTCGTGACTATCCCCTACCAGTTGTTAATCATGATGAAGCACGCAAAAAGACCTTGGTGCGCTATAGCATTGTTAAAAAAGTCAGTCCAGAATCTACGACCGATTAA